CCCAGGCCGACACCGCCGGCCGCTACCTCGTGACGGTCGACTCCACTGCGGTGTCGCAGCAGGTCGTCGCCGCCCTCGGCGTCACCGACCTCATCACCTACGAGGGCGGCACCGCCGGCTTCACCGCGACCCTCACCTCCCGCCAGCAGGCCGCCCTCGAGGCCGACCCGCGCGTGATCGCGGTCGCGCCGGCCGACGTCGTGTTCGAGGGCCAGGCGCAGGTCCTCCCCTCGCACGTGCTCGCGACCGAGGCCGACAAGGCCCCCGTCCGCGCCGGCGACGGCGTGACGAACTACACCGGTCCCGCCGTGGCGGTCATCGACTCGGGTGTGAACCCCAACAGCAACTACGACCTCCGCGAGCAGATCAACTGCTACGGCGCCGGCGACGCGAGCGACACGAACGGGCACGGCACGGCCGTCTCCGGCTACATGGCCGCCATCGACGACGCCAACGGCACGGTGGGCATCGCCCCCGGTGCGCCGATCTACTCGGTCCGCGTGCTCGACGACAAGAACAAGGGAACCGCCGAGGGCATCGTCTGCGCGCTCGACTGGGTCTCGAAGAACGCGGCCTCGCGCAACATCAAGGTCGTCAACATGTCGCTCGCCACCGCGGGCACCGACGACGGCAACTGCGGCCGCTCGAACAACGACGTCATCCACCAGATGGTCTGCGAGCTCGAGGCCAAGGGCATCACGATCGTCAGCTCGGCCGGCAACACGACCGGCGGCAAGGACCTGGCCGCGGCCATCCCCGCCGCGTACGACGAGGTGCTGACGGCGACCAACATCGCCAACTACGACGGCAAGCCCGGCGGACTCGCCGCCGCGCCGTGCGCCGGCGTCGACACCGCCGACGACACCACCGCGGGCAAGAGCAACTTCGCCGTCTCGGCCGCCGACCGCGCTCACACGGTCGCCGCTCCCGGCGTCTGCCCGTACACCACCAAGCTCGGCGGCTCCTACGCCTACGTCCAGTCCGGCACGAGCATGTCGGCCGCCGCGGTCAGCGGCGTCGTCCTCGACTGCCTGAGCTCCGGCGGATCCTGCGCCGGCAA
The genomic region above belongs to Rathayibacter sp. VKM Ac-2759 and contains:
- a CDS encoding Ig-like domain-containing protein, producing MAVAVGAGLAVAGSTPAQADTAGRYLVTVDSTAVSQQVVAALGVTDLITYEGGTAGFTATLTSRQQAALEADPRVIAVAPADVVFEGQAQVLPSHVLATEADKAPVRAGDGVTNYTGPAVAVIDSGVNPNSNYDLREQINCYGAGDASDTNGHGTAVSGYMAAIDDANGTVGIAPGAPIYSVRVLDDKNKGTAEGIVCALDWVSKNAASRNIKVVNMSLATAGTDDGNCGRSNNDVIHQMVCELEAKGITIVSSAGNTTGGKDLAAAIPAAYDEVLTATNIANYDGKPGGLAAAPCAGVDTADDTTAGKSNFAVSAADRAHTVAAPGVCPYTTKLGGSYAYVQSGTSMSAAAVSGVVLDCLSSGGSCAGKSPAQVRAQIVAQAKAGAERGRTFAGDPTRPIAGRYYGYAVSTLPTNAAPEPTTPPTTTPTTPPTTPPATDTQKPTVAITSPASGTTVAGSFRLVASASDNVGVTSVVFYAGTTKLGNGTAQSDGSWALTTSTAGYPYGTYAVTARAQDQAGNVATSAAISLRVAASSTPAPTTSPTASPTATPTTSPTTAPVDTEKPTATITSPSSGTTVTGSIRLVASADDNVGVTSVVFYAGTTKLGNGVKQSNGTWALSASSASYPNGTYPVTARAQDKAGNVGTSAAISLRVAN